Part of the Thermodesulfobacteriota bacterium genome, TTGTGTATTGAAGATTTAATCAGATCAGCAATAAGTCTTTGATTTCTGAATCTGACTTCATTTTTAGTTGGATGGACATTTACGTCAACCTCAGGAAAAGGCATCTCTATAAAAAGAGCGCCCTGAGGGAATTTCCTTTTCTCGAGCATCTTCCCATATGCATCTATAATAATTCTTGTTAAAAATTTATCCCTTACGGCTCTGCCATTAATATATGTAAATAATTTGTGTGTAGTAGAACGCGTATCTAGAGGACTGCTCATATAGCCAGAAACTTTTACACCCTCTGCTTGGGCTGAAACACTTTGAAGCTGAGTTCTAGGGAATATATCTGAAAGCCTATGTAATAGTTCGTCTCTTTTGGAAAGTTTCAATATTGTTTTGCCTTCACTTATCACTTCAAAACCTATTTCAGCTCTAGACATTGCCTCACGCTGAACAATGTCTAGCACATTTGACAGTTCTGTCTCTATCTTTTTCATAAATTTTAGTCTGACGGGAGTGTTAAAGAAGAGGTTTTTAACTTCTATAGTAGTTCCTGGAGGACATCCGGTTTCCTCAACTTTTTTCACCTTACCGCCCTCAATTGTTATCATGGTCCCGATCATATCCTCAGATGTTCTGGTTGTAAGCTTAAACCTGGACACGCTTGCAATACTGGGAATTGCCTCTCCCCTAAAACCCAGAGAATTTACTGAAAAAAGATCATTTATATCTTTAATTTTACTTGTGGCGTGGCGCTCAAGACATAAAAGCGCCTCGTCTCTGCTCATCCCAATTCCGTCATCTGATATTTGGATTAATTTTTTGCCGCCTGAAAGGAGCGTAATTTTTATTGAAGTACTCCGTGCATCTATTGAGTTCTCAATTAGCTCTTTTACTACAGATGATGGTCGTTCTACAATCTCACCTGCAGCTATCTTTGAAACTACGTTGTCAGATAAGATCCTTATTTTTGCCATAGATTAATAACCTTCATAATATAGTGCAACAGACTAAGTAAATAGCTGCCATATTCCTAATGCTAGAAGAAAAAGGACTGGAATTACAATACATGCAATAGAAAGTACTGTGTAGAACGAAAGAGTTTTATAAGATGCTACTCCATATACGTCGTCAGAATGTTGTTTTAAAATTCTTTTGAATTCACTCCACATTGTCTAAGTAAACCTACCCCAATTATAAATTAAATGCTAAGTGCGGCCTCTAGGATGAGACAAATCTATTACTTTATTTTCTTGGCAGCCGTAAGAGCTTCTACATATGAATCTACCGGCACAGCTGCAAGGCTCATTATCTCAATCGTACCCCTGGCACACAGATCTACTGATAGCTCACTTACAGTTTCATTATCCGGGGCCTCAATCACGCTGACAAAATCATATGGACCCAAGGTTGCGTACTGCTCAATAACCTTTACACCTGATTTCTCAATCTCAACTCCTACCTCTTTAATCCTTGCGGGTCTCTCTTTGATAGTCTTTCTGCCTTCAGTTGTGAGCTTACTAAGCAATATATAAACAGACATTATTTTGCCCCTTGGTTTTTTGATTTGCGCTTATATTATTCCAGCTTTTTAGTATTATTGGCAATAGAGCTTAAATTCTTAACTATTGCCAGTTATTTTACATAGGTACAATTTCAGCTTTAATTATGTATAATCTTATCACTATCTTGCAGCACAATGAGGAGATTAAATGTATTGCATAACCCAGCACCGCTCTAAACTAAATATATCAAAATTAAATATTCTAATCCTTGCTATAGCCTCTTTTCTATTTGTAAGCTTTGCGTTATCCAGCGCTCATGCTCAGAAACCAAACAAACCTGAGTCTGTTAAAAGAGTAATAGTGGTAAAAGATTATAAATGGGCCTCAGCCGGTATGGGTAGGCCTGCCATTATGTCGGAGATAACAATCGAAAACAGAAGTGACAATGACTACAAAGATCTAGCTGTAGAAGTAGATTTTTATACAGCAAACGACATCCCTCTAGGCTCACTTAGATCAACTATTAAAGAAATCCTGCCGGCCAGGAGTGAGATGACTTTTAATAACCTTAATTTTGGAATAATGCACTCAGAGCTCAACAACTCTGTTGCCAGAGTAGTTAAAGCAGAGCTTATTGAAAAAGGCACACCTACGCAGGCAAAGGATCTTATATTGGTAAAAAATTGGGAATGGACCGGCGGGCAATATGGTACCGAGGGAATTTTAAAAGAGATAACACTTGATAACAGAAGCGGTGAGGCTTGGAAGGATATTGAGATTAACGTTAACTTTTTAGGAACCAAAGGCGGCAAATTGGGTGTAAGAGGCTTTACCAGTAGAGCGGTAATACACGATGTGATACCGCCTAGGAGTGAGCGTACCTATTATGGCATAAATGTTGGATTTAGACACCCTGACGCAAAAGAGGTAGTCATAACCGTAAGACAAGCAAAGCCAATATCAGACAAAGAGCTTAAAATTAAGATGGCTAAAAAAGAGGGTAAAACAGCTGTTAAAAAGAAGAAGACAAAACCTACAACAGTAACAGAAGACGGAACGGTAATACCAGATCCTAACTATGATGAGAGTGGGAAAAAGCTGTCTT contains:
- the mutL gene encoding DNA mismatch repair endonuclease MutL, whose protein sequence is MAKIRILSDNVVSKIAAGEIVERPSSVVKELIENSIDARSTSIKITLLSGGKKLIQISDDGIGMSRDEALLCLERHATSKIKDINDLFSVNSLGFRGEAIPSIASVSRFKLTTRTSEDMIGTMITIEGGKVKKVEETGCPPGTTIEVKNLFFNTPVRLKFMKKIETELSNVLDIVQREAMSRAEIGFEVISEGKTILKLSKRDELLHRLSDIFPRTQLQSVSAQAEGVKVSGYMSSPLDTRSTTHKLFTYINGRAVRDKFLTRIIIDAYGKMLEKRKFPQGALFIEMPFPEVDVNVHPTKNEVRFRNQRLIADLIKSSIHNMLRDAPWIKSYKESVTHAHDRFLQNTNSPSSYNKPNSSYHVDRALAEEVHHLNKSAPQNLDVSQENIAPRRNLTPEFPISGQTGDRLFDKEGLYSNLKIVGQIRELYIVCASERAMILVDQHAAHERINYERLKNAYLKNQKLQVQELLVPEVVELPPFEASLLIKHLADFETLGFSIEEFGNNSFLIRSVPALLRNAKSSELVKDVVSEIASEGKEESISEKIDLVIATMACHSSITASFNLSHEEMRALLNELDQMEFPHSCPHGRPVAQELTYYEIERMFKRT
- a CDS encoding GYD domain-containing protein — translated: MSVYILLSKLTTEGRKTIKERPARIKEVGVEIEKSGVKVIEQYATLGPYDFVSVIEAPDNETVSELSVDLCARGTIEIMSLAAVPVDSYVEALTAAKKIK